In the genome of Candidatus Auribacterota bacterium, the window CGTGAGTAGCTCGTGGAAACGGCTGTTTACCCTCTTCACGTAGCTCTCCAAAGGCATGAGCTCGCGGCCCACTGCGCGCAGCGTTTCGGGGGCGATCCTGCCTTCTCTCACGAGCTGGCGGCCCGCGTCTCTCGCCGCGCGCAGCTTCGGATTGAGTGTATCCATGTCGTCCCTCTGGCAGCACTCACCCGGTTTTTTGAGCCAGCAGTAAAAGCAGCCGAGGCACGGGTTGATGGTGAACGTGCGCGCATAGACAAGTTCAACCTCCGCACCTTCTTCTCTCATCCCCTCGATGAACGGGTTCAGAATGAGTGCGGTATTGCCGTTGTTCATCCTGGGGCTCGCGTTGATGGCGATCGCCTTCATGGGGTCATTCTCCGCTCATTGTAAAATTTCTATTGCATAGCCGATGGGCATCGTCCGGTATTTCCCATCCAGGGGCGCGACAGCTATTTTAACTGGTAATGGACGCCGGGAGGAGGCGATGGCGGAGTCCCTTTCCGGCGCCACACGCAGTAGAGCGTGGCCCCCAATACGACGACAATGACCAGGAGGAAAATCTTTTTTGCCGCCGCTCCTGGCCTGGCTGGCTTTTCCGTCTTGGGAAGCCGCCGCGCTGCCTGCGCCTGCCGGGAGCCCGCTTCCAGCGCGGGAGTGGCGGCAGGTTTGGGAGGGGCCTTGGCGAAGGCCTTGGATAATAGTTCCCGCGCTTTCGCGTCGCGTACTTTCTTTTCTTTCGAACCCACGACCACGGCGATGAAACGGGTGCCGCCGCGCTTCGCGGTGGCGACGATTGAATACCCGCCGAGTTTGAAGTAGCCTGTCTTCAGTCCGTCGCAGCCGTCAACACTTCCAAGAAGGTGGTTATGGCTGCGCATCTCCATTGCCCCGTTTCTGAAACCGCGCGCCTGGGTGGAGGTGTACCGGAGCGCATCGGGGTATTTGAGGAGTTCGCGCGCGAGCATCACGAGATCTCGCGGAGAACTGACATCCGGCTCCTGCCCCTTGGCCGGCGGCAATCCATGAACAGTGTGAAATTTAGTCTGCTTCATGCCAAGGGCGTCGGCCTTTCCCTGCATCGTGCCCACGAACGACTCGGTTGATCCGGCAATGTGGATGGCGAGCGCCACTGCGGCGTCGTTCGCCGACTGGACGATGAGCGCGTACAGGAGCTCCTCGAAGGGGAATACCTCCTTCTCCTTCAGCCACACCTCGGAACCGCCGGTGCGCGCGGCTTCCGCCGTAACGGGGACATTATCGCTCAATTTGAGCGTGTTCTGCTGTATCTTTTCCTCGATCAGCAAGAGATCCATCAGCTTGATGATGCTCGCGGGGTAACATGTTGCGTCGGCATTGTCCTCAAAGACGACCTCGCCGGTCTCCGCGTTGACCACGATGGCCCCGAGGTACGGTGTGCCCGTCCGGTCGGGAATCCTCGCGCGGCCCGAGCCCGACTGTGATTTAGCAGAGGCTGAGGGGATTGCGAATTGACACAGCAGAAGCAGCGCGCCGGCCAGCATAATTGTCTTCTTCATGGCATCTCCCTGTGAGGTAGTTGTCCTCCCGGTTGTCACGGGCCGCACATTCTAGCATAAATGCCGCGGGGTAGGAACCTGTCAGCGCTGATGATTGGGTCTCTCCCGTTTTTTGTGGGTAGCCTGGGGCGTATTCCAGTGCCGTTTGGAAATGGCTCACTGAAAACAAGAGAACGGGATTTGTCCTCGGGATGGTCGATGAAGCGTGGGCGTCCGTCGGCGCTATTTTTGTGGAATAAAATGCCGACTCACTTCGTCTCATAAGGTGAAGGAATATATGGCGCCGCGTCCGTGTAGGGTGCGAAGCGCCTGAAAGGAGGAGGGATATGGACTGGGATGAGGAAGCGGCACGAAAGGCGGTGAGCGATTTCAACGGGTTGTTCAAGGAACTGGAGGCGGCGTACCCCGAGTGCCTCAAAAGAGTCTGCTCTGCCTGGAGGGAGGGTTATCTCCGTTGCGGACACAAGAGGCTGGGGCGTATCCTGCTGGGGTACTCGCCCGAGGCGGCGTGCAAGGTGAGGGCGGCGAAAGAGTGAGGGGGCAGCATCGCCGAGGGGCCGGAGTAGTGTCTCGCGGGTGCCGGCGGACGTCCAGGCTCATTGTTCCGCATGTTGACATGGCGCCACCGCAGACTGTGGTGCTGGTATAAGTATGGGCTTCCCCGGACACCATAGCGCACCCTTAAGGGTGCGCTACAGGGCCCTTATAATTAAACACCGGTATGCGCATCACTGCGGACAGGGCAGGCATAGTTTAATCTGAGGCGCTGGCG includes:
- a CDS encoding D-alanyl-D-alanine carboxypeptidase, producing the protein MKKTIMLAGALLLLCQFAIPSASAKSQSGSGRARIPDRTGTPYLGAIVVNAETGEVVFEDNADATCYPASIIKLMDLLLIEEKIQQNTLKLSDNVPVTAEAARTGGSEVWLKEKEVFPFEELLYALIVQSANDAAVALAIHIAGSTESFVGTMQGKADALGMKQTKFHTVHGLPPAKGQEPDVSSPRDLVMLARELLKYPDALRYTSTQARGFRNGAMEMRSHNHLLGSVDGCDGLKTGYFKLGGYSIVATAKRGGTRFIAVVVGSKEKKVRDAKARELLSKAFAKAPPKPAATPALEAGSRQAQAARRLPKTEKPARPGAAAKKIFLLVIVVVLGATLYCVWRRKGTPPSPPPGVHYQLK
- a CDS encoding flavodoxin family protein, which gives rise to MKAIAINASPRMNNGNTALILNPFIEGMREEGAEVELVYARTFTINPCLGCFYCWLKKPGECCQRDDMDTLNPKLRAARDAGRQLVREGRIAPETLRAVGRELMPLESYVKRVNSRFHELLTQRG